Proteins from one Embleya scabrispora genomic window:
- the snpA gene encoding snapalysin, with translation MSPARPRTPRKTVITAILGLGLAAGGIAAPAASAGPSDVAAPLRHSANYSGNEDQAQNQAFLDAVMRSVAAKRAAAPGAAVVTVTYSSSSAPTFRTQIARSAQIWNSSVTNVRLQEGSNPDFRYYEGNDSRGSYASTDGHGGGYIFLDYRQNQQYNSTRVTAHETGHVLGLPDHYSGPCSELMSGGGPGPSCTNPNPNAQERSRVNALWRNGLAAYSAKS, from the coding sequence ATGTCCCCTGCGCGTCCCCGAACCCCCCGTAAGACCGTGATCACCGCCATCCTCGGCCTCGGCCTCGCGGCCGGAGGAATCGCCGCCCCCGCGGCGTCGGCCGGCCCCAGCGATGTGGCGGCCCCCCTCCGCCACTCCGCCAACTACTCCGGCAACGAGGATCAGGCGCAGAACCAGGCGTTCCTCGACGCGGTGATGCGGTCCGTGGCCGCCAAGCGCGCCGCCGCGCCGGGCGCCGCCGTGGTCACCGTCACCTACAGCTCGTCCAGCGCACCCACGTTCCGCACCCAGATAGCGCGTTCCGCGCAGATCTGGAACAGCTCGGTCACCAACGTCCGGCTCCAGGAGGGCAGCAACCCCGACTTCCGGTACTACGAGGGCAACGACTCGCGCGGTTCCTACGCGAGCACCGACGGCCACGGCGGGGGCTACATCTTCCTCGACTACCGGCAGAACCAGCAGTACAACTCGACCCGGGTCACCGCCCACGAGACGGGCCACGTGTTGGGTCTGCCGGACCACTACTCCGGGCCGTGCAGCGAACTGATGTCCGGTGGCGGCCCCGGCCCGTCCTGCACCAACCCGAACCCGAACGCTCAGGAGCGCTCGCGCGTCAACGCCCTGTGGCGCAACGGCCTGGCGGCCTATTCCGCGAAGTCCTGA
- the mtnA gene encoding S-methyl-5-thioribose-1-phosphate isomerase: MASEIRSLAWHDTGLRLLDQTALPQRIVYLDITDVDALIDAIRRLAVRGAPALGAAGAYGVAVAMRQGAREGWDAARLAAEIGRIRDARPTAVNLAGGVDRVSPFAADGVEAVLAEADAVVREDVEANRAIGRHGADWILSRVGRRPLRVLTHCNTGSLATAGWGTALGIVRELHARGTLEVVYVDETRPLLQGSRLTAWELAQEGIAHLVQPDGAAASTILRGLVDVAVIGADRIAANGDTANKIGSVGVALACADAGIPFVVAAPLTTFDDATAHGDEITIEERPESEVLEVAGVRVAPAESRAFNPAFDVTPARLISVIVNEAGVREY; the protein is encoded by the coding sequence ATGGCCTCCGAGATACGCTCGCTCGCCTGGCACGACACCGGCCTGCGGCTGCTCGACCAGACCGCGCTGCCGCAGCGGATCGTGTACCTCGACATCACCGACGTGGACGCGCTGATCGACGCGATCCGCCGACTCGCGGTGCGCGGCGCGCCGGCGCTCGGTGCGGCGGGCGCGTACGGCGTCGCGGTGGCGATGCGCCAGGGCGCGCGGGAGGGCTGGGACGCGGCGCGACTGGCGGCGGAGATCGGGCGGATCCGGGACGCCCGGCCGACCGCGGTCAACCTGGCCGGCGGCGTGGACCGGGTGTCGCCGTTCGCGGCCGACGGTGTCGAGGCGGTGCTCGCCGAGGCGGACGCGGTGGTCCGGGAGGACGTCGAGGCCAATCGCGCGATCGGCCGGCACGGCGCCGACTGGATCCTGTCCCGGGTCGGGCGTCGTCCGCTGCGCGTGCTCACCCACTGCAACACCGGATCGTTGGCCACCGCCGGGTGGGGGACCGCGCTGGGCATCGTGCGCGAACTGCACGCGCGCGGCACGCTGGAGGTCGTGTACGTCGACGAGACCCGGCCGCTGCTCCAGGGATCCCGGTTGACCGCCTGGGAGTTGGCCCAGGAGGGCATCGCGCATCTGGTCCAGCCGGACGGCGCGGCGGCGAGCACGATCCTGCGCGGATTGGTGGACGTCGCGGTGATCGGGGCGGACCGGATCGCGGCCAACGGCGACACGGCGAACAAGATCGGGTCCGTGGGCGTGGCGCTGGCCTGCGCCGACGCGGGGATCCCGTTCGTGGTCGCGGCGCCGCTGACCACCTTCGACGACGCGACGGCGCACGGGGACGAGATCACCATCGAGGAGCGGCCCGAGTCGGAGGTGCTGGAGGTGGCCGGCGTGCGGGTCGCACCGGCCGAATCGCGGGCGTTCAACCCGGCGTTCGACGTCACGCCGGCGCGGTTGATCAGCGTGATCGTGAACGAGGCGGGTGTGCGGGAGTACTGA
- the thpR gene encoding RNA 2',3'-cyclic phosphodiesterase translates to MIDEAPTPPRSVRLFVALAPPDDAKDELAHALRPVRAAHPRLRWNRIEDWHITLAFLGEVAVDVVEALRPPLAEVAAAAAPVTLALHGAGQFDERVLWSDVRGDLDALHTLADAVRGVVADCGIPLEGRPLRAHLTLARARRDNLDGIAAAAAELADFAGRSWPARKVHLVASNQGRGPGPIHYRDVDAWPLPTR, encoded by the coding sequence GTGATCGACGAAGCCCCCACTCCGCCACGGTCCGTACGCCTGTTCGTGGCCCTTGCCCCGCCCGACGACGCCAAGGACGAGCTCGCGCACGCCCTGCGGCCGGTGCGTGCCGCGCATCCTCGGCTGCGCTGGAATCGCATCGAGGACTGGCACATCACGCTGGCCTTCCTCGGCGAGGTCGCGGTCGACGTGGTCGAGGCGCTGCGGCCGCCACTCGCGGAGGTGGCCGCAGCGGCCGCGCCGGTCACGCTCGCGCTGCACGGCGCCGGGCAGTTCGACGAGCGGGTGTTGTGGAGCGACGTACGCGGTGATTTGGACGCGCTGCACACGCTGGCCGACGCGGTCCGGGGCGTGGTGGCGGACTGCGGAATCCCGCTGGAGGGCCGGCCGCTGCGGGCCCATCTGACCCTGGCCAGGGCCCGCCGGGACAACCTCGACGGCATCGCGGCCGCCGCCGCCGAACTCGCCGACTTCGCCGGACGGAGCTGGCCCGCCCGCAAGGTGCACCTGGTGGCGAGCAACCAGGGCCGCGGACCCGGACCGATCCACTACCGCGACGTCGACGCCTGGCCGCTGCCGACCCGATAG
- a CDS encoding XRE family transcriptional regulator: MTVRDDGAPRPDTATTAAEYVAALRELREWSALTYRQLAAKAEASGRVLPASTVAAALGRATLPRAELVEALVIACGLDAADAAHWLEVRDDLAAGRVVERAEETEPLPPPPAEPPVEPTAKRRRPWMWPAAAVVAAAMIATAVIFAVRGDGGDHLDAPRGRLPDGKYLIKPAHIPDGSLCLGEGRERNGRTDRPIAVQRSCKNVFPDTYLVVVAPDVYQIEWRNPVDGVGCLRVDDAMMGPGGLLSPIDCTGAAHQRFLFEPVDPGIFRMRPVHSGLCVGIIGGPAEISDGAEAEQSTCSGAADQRFRLERVR; encoded by the coding sequence GTGACAGTGCGTGACGACGGTGCTCCTCGGCCGGACACGGCGACCACGGCGGCCGAATACGTGGCCGCGTTACGCGAGTTACGCGAGTGGTCGGCGTTGACCTACCGGCAACTGGCGGCCAAGGCCGAGGCGTCCGGGCGGGTCCTGCCCGCCAGCACGGTCGCGGCCGCGCTCGGCCGTGCCACCCTGCCCCGTGCGGAGCTGGTCGAGGCGCTGGTGATCGCCTGCGGACTGGACGCGGCGGACGCCGCCCACTGGCTGGAGGTCCGCGACGATCTGGCCGCCGGCCGGGTCGTCGAACGCGCCGAGGAGACCGAGCCGCTGCCGCCCCCGCCCGCCGAGCCGCCGGTCGAACCGACCGCGAAGCGCCGACGCCCGTGGATGTGGCCGGCCGCCGCGGTCGTGGCGGCCGCGATGATCGCCACCGCCGTGATCTTCGCGGTCCGGGGCGACGGCGGCGACCACCTCGACGCGCCACGCGGTCGTCTCCCCGACGGGAAGTATCTGATCAAGCCCGCCCACATCCCCGACGGATCGTTGTGCCTGGGCGAGGGCCGCGAACGCAACGGCCGCACCGACCGACCCATAGCCGTCCAGCGGTCGTGCAAGAACGTGTTCCCGGACACCTATCTGGTCGTGGTGGCCCCGGACGTGTACCAGATCGAATGGCGCAACCCGGTCGACGGCGTCGGTTGTCTGCGCGTGGACGACGCGATGATGGGGCCCGGCGGGTTGCTCAGCCCGATCGACTGCACCGGCGCCGCACACCAACGTTTCCTGTTCGAGCCCGTCGATCCCGGCATCTTCCGGATGCGCCCGGTGCACAGCGGGTTGTGTGTGGGCATCATCGGCGGCCCGGCCGAGATCTCGGACGGGGCCGAGGCGGAACAGTCCACCTGCTCCGGCGCCGCCGACCAACGGTTCCGCCTGGAACGCGTGCGCTGA
- a CDS encoding NTP pyrophosphohydrolase, with the protein MENLVPLVIVDSANVVGAVPDGWWRDRVGATERLRDALVDVASAGVPAGASVPEWARGGPVEVVLVVEGAAGAVVGVEGVRVVRAEGSGDDRVVDVVAAEPGRRRLVVTADRGLRARVLALGAEVAGPRAVRP; encoded by the coding sequence ATGGAGAACCTGGTGCCGCTCGTGATCGTGGATTCGGCGAATGTGGTGGGGGCCGTGCCGGACGGATGGTGGCGGGATCGGGTGGGGGCCACCGAGCGGTTGCGCGACGCGTTGGTGGACGTGGCTTCGGCGGGGGTGCCGGCCGGGGCATCCGTGCCGGAGTGGGCCCGTGGAGGCCCGGTCGAGGTGGTGTTGGTCGTCGAGGGGGCGGCCGGTGCGGTGGTCGGGGTGGAGGGTGTGCGGGTCGTGCGGGCGGAGGGGAGCGGGGACGATCGGGTGGTCGACGTCGTCGCGGCCGAGCCAGGGCGTCGACGCCTCGTGGTGACCGCGGATCGGGGCCTTCGGGCGCGCGTACTCGCCCTCGGGGCCGAGGTGGCCGGACCTCGCGCGGTGCGGCCGTAG
- the mtnB gene encoding methylthioribulose 1-phosphate dehydratase, whose product MTTPDAGIPASVSDPVHAAGAVLAREAARFAGLGWMRGTSGNLSVVLSRDPLRLAVTASGLDKGELATDDLVVVDAAGAPVPEAASTPPRRPSAEAGLHARVVALTGAGAVFHVHTLAAVRAGRRWPAGIELRDLEMLKGIGRSAHDETVTIPVIANSQDMTELGDRLEAALVPGVPAVVVASHGMYVWGETPIQARHHVEIVEWLLEYRIAEG is encoded by the coding sequence ATGACGACCCCCGACGCCGGAATCCCCGCCTCGGTCTCGGATCCCGTCCACGCCGCCGGGGCCGTCCTCGCCCGGGAGGCCGCGCGCTTCGCCGGGCTCGGCTGGATGCGCGGCACCTCCGGCAACCTGTCCGTGGTGCTCTCCCGCGACCCGCTGCGGCTCGCGGTCACCGCCTCCGGCCTGGACAAGGGCGAACTGGCGACGGACGACCTGGTCGTGGTGGACGCCGCCGGCGCACCGGTCCCCGAGGCGGCGAGCACCCCGCCGCGCCGCCCGTCCGCCGAGGCCGGCCTGCACGCCCGCGTGGTCGCGCTGACCGGGGCGGGCGCGGTCTTCCACGTACACACCCTGGCCGCCGTGCGCGCGGGCAGGCGCTGGCCGGCCGGGATCGAACTGCGCGACCTGGAAATGCTCAAGGGCATCGGCCGTTCCGCGCACGACGAGACGGTCACCATCCCTGTGATCGCCAACAGCCAGGACATGACCGAACTCGGCGACCGCCTGGAGGCCGCCCTCGTCCCCGGCGTGCCGGCGGTCGTCGTCGCCTCGCACGGGATGTACGTCTGGGGCGAGACCCCGATCCAGGCCCGCCACCACGTCGAGATCGTCGAGTGGCTCCTCGAATACCGCATCGCCGAGGGCTGA
- a CDS encoding sulfite oxidase, which translates to MTSISESAYDRRRLRQLVAGGARADGPGRRDVLKMLAAAGALSVLPTTGAFAAGSAAPGIVKPLPSELFTVRGTNAESNFAALRDTGYLTPVERFFVRNHTSTPQPAARDWRLRLWGSGLRTNVGYDEAITLDLDHLRRLPAHTHTAAIECAGNGRSLYASQQGETVAGTPWTLGAIGVARWRGARLSDVLRRAGLRPDAVDVMPRGLDDPYVGGGIDYGRVRRPLPVAKALDDVLLAYEMNGEPLAPDHGAPVRVVVPSWVGISSIKWVGDIEVSAQPLYSPWNTEFYRMFGPAFPEGGGPPLTRQTLKSAFELPFGARLAAGATHRLTGRSWSGAGGVCRVEVSTDGGVRWRHAHLWDEPRRDGWVRWSVDWRPAGVGPALLLARASDTAGRTQPDRATFNTQGYLFDAVVRHPVTIG; encoded by the coding sequence ATGACGTCGATCAGCGAAAGTGCCTACGACCGCCGCCGGTTGCGGCAGCTCGTCGCCGGCGGCGCGCGTGCCGACGGGCCGGGTCGGCGCGATGTGCTCAAGATGCTCGCGGCGGCCGGCGCGCTGTCGGTGTTGCCGACCACCGGTGCCTTCGCGGCGGGATCGGCCGCGCCGGGCATCGTCAAGCCGCTGCCGTCCGAGTTGTTCACCGTGCGGGGCACCAACGCCGAGAGCAACTTCGCGGCGCTGAGAGACACCGGATACCTCACACCCGTCGAGCGCTTCTTCGTGCGCAACCACACCTCGACCCCGCAACCGGCCGCCCGGGATTGGCGGTTGCGGTTGTGGGGGAGCGGACTGCGCACAAACGTCGGATACGACGAGGCGATCACCCTCGACCTGGACCACCTGCGCCGACTGCCCGCGCATACGCACACCGCCGCCATCGAGTGCGCCGGCAACGGCCGCAGCCTCTACGCCTCCCAGCAGGGCGAGACCGTCGCGGGCACACCCTGGACGCTGGGCGCGATCGGGGTGGCCCGGTGGCGCGGCGCGCGGCTGTCCGACGTGCTGCGCCGGGCCGGACTGCGGCCCGACGCGGTCGACGTGATGCCGCGCGGACTGGACGATCCGTACGTCGGCGGCGGGATCGACTACGGCCGGGTGCGTCGGCCGCTGCCGGTGGCCAAGGCGCTCGACGACGTGCTTTTGGCGTACGAGATGAACGGCGAGCCGCTCGCGCCGGACCACGGCGCGCCGGTGCGGGTGGTGGTGCCCTCGTGGGTGGGCATCTCCTCGATCAAGTGGGTCGGCGACATCGAGGTTTCCGCGCAGCCGCTGTACTCGCCGTGGAACACCGAGTTCTACCGGATGTTCGGCCCCGCCTTCCCCGAGGGCGGGGGACCGCCGCTGACCCGGCAGACCCTCAAGAGCGCGTTCGAGCTGCCCTTCGGCGCGCGGCTCGCGGCCGGTGCCACGCACCGGCTCACCGGTCGGTCCTGGTCGGGCGCGGGCGGCGTGTGCCGGGTGGAGGTCAGTACGGACGGGGGTGTGCGATGGCGGCACGCGCACCTGTGGGACGAGCCGAGGCGGGACGGGTGGGTGCGCTGGAGTGTGGACTGGCGACCCGCCGGGGTCGGGCCGGCGCTGTTGCTTGCCCGGGCGAGCGACACGGCCGGGCGCACCCAGCCGGACCGCGCCACGTTCAACACCCAGGGGTATCTCTTCGACGCGGTCGTTCGCCACCCGGTGACGATCGGCTGA